One genomic segment of Acinetobacter sp. C26M includes these proteins:
- a CDS encoding outer membrane protein transport protein, translating into MKLNAIQTALLLSLVPTTTTFAAALDRSGQSITAFLQPNNYFEAGITVLDPNVSGKDISQNNTGNMANHYYSPNAALKIQATDKFSIGLIYDQPYGADAEYTGKSNFIESRPVPFKGGTSVTVDTENLNLLFGYQPNQNWNVYAGAVYQTLDSTVLLRGESYSAYNGYDFKTGRDEAVGWLAGVAYQMPEIALKASLTYRAKIKHEMNAYEKHGAAGMTQSPTLNAGLTQINNAEGQTEITTPQSVNLDFQTGIMENTVAFANLRWVNWKDFAIRPYKFGTASVLPTITEKTGKKDGFDLVAYTEDQYSITAGVGRKINDQWAGNVSVGWDSGAGNPVTTLGPTEGYWNVGVGIQYSPTPATFIAGGVKYFWLGDAKAQSGSQFNTPGYVAEFENNDAIAYGLKIGYKF; encoded by the coding sequence ATGAAGCTGAATGCTATTCAAACGGCTCTTCTACTTAGCTTAGTTCCAACAACGACAACATTTGCCGCAGCATTGGATCGCTCTGGCCAATCAATTACAGCGTTCCTACAGCCAAATAATTATTTTGAAGCAGGTATCACAGTTCTTGATCCCAATGTATCAGGTAAGGACATATCTCAAAACAATACAGGGAATATGGCGAATCATTACTACTCGCCAAATGCTGCCCTAAAAATTCAAGCAACGGATAAATTCTCGATTGGTCTTATTTATGACCAGCCTTATGGGGCAGATGCAGAATATACAGGTAAAAGTAACTTTATCGAAAGTCGCCCTGTTCCATTTAAAGGCGGTACATCGGTTACAGTTGATACCGAAAACTTAAACTTGTTATTTGGTTATCAGCCGAATCAAAACTGGAACGTTTATGCTGGTGCGGTTTATCAAACCTTAGACAGCACTGTGTTATTACGCGGTGAAAGCTATAGTGCTTATAACGGTTATGATTTTAAAACAGGTCGTGATGAAGCAGTGGGTTGGTTAGCGGGTGTTGCTTATCAAATGCCTGAAATTGCACTCAAGGCTTCTTTAACTTATCGCGCCAAGATCAAGCATGAAATGAATGCTTATGAAAAACATGGCGCTGCAGGTATGACACAATCACCAACACTTAATGCAGGTTTAACTCAGATTAATAACGCTGAAGGCCAGACAGAAATCACTACCCCACAATCCGTCAACCTAGACTTCCAAACAGGGATTATGGAAAACACGGTTGCATTTGCCAACTTACGTTGGGTGAACTGGAAAGACTTTGCCATCCGTCCATATAAATTTGGTACTGCCTCGGTTTTACCAACTATTACTGAAAAAACTGGTAAAAAAGACGGTTTTGATCTTGTTGCGTATACCGAAGATCAATACTCGATTACTGCGGGTGTAGGCCGTAAAATTAATGACCAATGGGCAGGTAATGTATCAGTCGGTTGGGACTCTGGTGCAGGCAACCCTGTCACGACATTAGGTCCAACTGAAGGTTATTGGAATGTCGGTGTTGGCATTCAATATAGCCCAACTCCTGCAACCTTTATTGCGGGTGGTGTGAAATACTTCTGGCTCGGCGATGCGAAAGCGCAATCAGGTTCACAATTCAATACACCAGGCTATGTAGCTGAATTTGAAAATAATGATGCCATCGCCTATGGTTTAAAGATTGGTTATAAATTCTAA
- the mreD gene encoding rod shape-determining protein MreD: MPIAKLNYEKRKDPLWMIILSIVIGSVLMVYPMAYEASGWRPSIMLMIMLFWILYQPVWCGVWFAFGMGLFADLLLDAPFGLNALSFVVISFGIRYLIRERRILTFGNSWVIAVIAVVAHITFLWISQTIAGTHFSIARHWQPVVTSVLAWPLVYYCLHKWRI, encoded by the coding sequence ATGCCGATCGCTAAGCTCAATTATGAGAAACGCAAAGATCCACTATGGATGATTATTCTATCCATCGTGATTGGTTCTGTATTGATGGTTTATCCAATGGCCTATGAGGCGTCGGGTTGGCGACCATCCATCATGCTAATGATTATGCTGTTCTGGATTCTCTATCAGCCTGTTTGGTGTGGTGTTTGGTTTGCTTTTGGCATGGGCCTTTTTGCCGACCTGTTGCTCGATGCACCGTTTGGCTTAAATGCACTCAGTTTTGTTGTGATCAGTTTTGGTATTCGCTATTTAATCCGTGAACGTCGTATTCTGACGTTTGGTAATTCATGGGTTATCGCAGTGATTGCGGTTGTTGCACATATTACTTTTTTGTGGATTAGCCAGACCATTGCAGGAACACATTTTTCGATTGCGCGCCATTGGCAGCCGGTCGTGACAAGTGTACTGGCATGGCCATTGGTTTATTATTGCTTACATAAATGGCGCATATAA
- the gatC gene encoding Asp-tRNA(Asn)/Glu-tRNA(Gln) amidotransferase subunit GatC — MSTSSDAQQTTDLNAQTVSQIAHLARLSLNDTQSAEYAQSLNKILGMMESLKGINTDDVEPLKSPFDNPQPLRADVVTESNHRDEYQAVAPATEAGLYLVPRVIE; from the coding sequence ATGTCTACATCATCAGATGCTCAGCAGACAACAGACTTAAATGCGCAAACGGTCTCGCAAATCGCACACCTTGCACGTTTATCTCTCAATGACACGCAATCTGCTGAATATGCTCAAAGTTTAAATAAAATCCTTGGCATGATGGAAAGCTTGAAAGGCATTAATACCGATGATGTTGAGCCTTTAAAGAGCCCATTTGACAACCCGCAACCCTTACGCGCTGACGTTGTGACTGAAAGCAACCATCGTGATGAATATCAAGCGGTCGCGCCTGCTACAGAAGCAGGTTTGTACCTCGTACCTCGCGTAATTGAATAA
- the mreC gene encoding rod shape-determining protein MreC produces MQPNLFSRQPPSFRSFVIAVITCLVVLFFDWRMPYVIQPARDVLYAAYNPIYALASYPVLSREWLNQQTKSEAQLRRENTAMQAELLQAQVRLQKLSELSAENNRLRGLLDTPLIIDGRMQIAEVIGTDADPLRHIIIINRGSVDHLSAGQTVLDDKGIMGQIINVYPHSARIMLLSDKEHSLSVRLERTGMRAIISGTGDLGQLKMEYVPTSANIQVGDKVFSSGLGEHFPAGYLVGTVSKVSRHTSGEFAEIDVTPAAQLASGHHVVVLFSESLAQEQPYADR; encoded by the coding sequence GTGCAACCGAATCTTTTTTCAAGACAACCGCCATCTTTTCGCTCATTTGTTATTGCGGTAATTACATGTTTGGTGGTGCTTTTCTTTGATTGGCGCATGCCTTATGTAATTCAACCTGCAAGGGATGTCTTGTACGCCGCGTATAATCCAATTTATGCGCTGGCAAGCTATCCTGTACTGTCGCGAGAATGGCTTAACCAACAAACCAAATCTGAAGCGCAATTGCGTCGTGAAAACACGGCAATGCAAGCTGAACTATTACAAGCACAAGTCCGCCTCCAAAAACTTTCAGAACTTTCTGCGGAAAATAACCGTTTAAGAGGGCTTTTGGATACTCCGTTAATTATTGATGGACGTATGCAAATTGCGGAGGTGATAGGGACTGATGCTGACCCATTACGCCATATTATTATCATTAACCGTGGTTCAGTGGATCATTTAAGTGCGGGACAAACTGTTCTAGACGATAAAGGGATTATGGGGCAGATCATAAATGTCTATCCACATAGTGCCCGTATCATGTTGCTATCTGATAAAGAGCATTCATTGTCTGTGCGTTTAGAACGTACGGGAATGCGTGCGATTATTTCGGGTACTGGCGATTTGGGGCAACTCAAAATGGAATATGTGCCAACCAGTGCCAATATTCAGGTTGGAGACAAAGTCTTTAGTTCAGGTTTAGGCGAACATTTCCCAGCAGGTTATTTAGTGGGAACTGTGTCTAAAGTCAGTCGTCATACTTCAGGTGAGTTTGCTGAAATTGATGTTACACCAGCAGCTCAACTTGCCAGTGGTCATCATGTTGTGGTGCTCTTCTCTGAATCCTTAGCGCAGGAGCAACCGTATGCCGATCGCTAA
- a CDS encoding wax ester/triacylglycerol synthase family O-acyltransferase produces the protein MRPLHPIDFIFLSLEKRQQPMHVGGLFLFELPENASPTFVHDLVNEIRQSKSIPVPPFNNQLNGLFWGEDSEFDLDHHFRHIALPNPGRIRELLVYISQQHSSLIDRAKPLWTCDIIEGIEGNRFAMYFKIHHAMVDGVAGMRLIEKSLSQDPNEKHVVPLWCVEGKRTKRLKAPKPPTVSKIKGVMEGIKSQLEVAPKVMHELSQTIFKEIGKNPDYVSTFQAPPSILNQRVSSSRRFAAQSFELGRFRHIAKSLGVTLNDVILAVCSGALREYLISHNSLPKKPLIAMVPASLRTDDSDVSNRITMILANLATHIEDPIERLEIIRRSVQNSKQRFSRMTANEILNYSAVVYGPAGLNIASGMLPKRQAFNLVISNVPGPREPLYWNGAKLDALYPASIVMDGQALNITMTSYLDKLEVGLIACRNALPKMQNLLTHLEEEIQRFEQAIQNLPQQKVAN, from the coding sequence ATGCGCCCACTACACCCAATTGATTTTATCTTTCTCTCGCTAGAGAAAAGACAACAACCTATGCATGTAGGTGGATTGTTTTTATTCGAGCTTCCAGAGAATGCTTCACCTACGTTTGTGCACGATCTAGTCAATGAAATTCGCCAATCAAAAAGTATCCCTGTTCCACCATTTAACAATCAATTGAATGGTTTGTTTTGGGGAGAAGACAGTGAGTTTGATCTAGACCATCATTTCCGCCATATCGCGCTACCAAATCCAGGGCGTATCCGTGAACTACTGGTGTATATTTCACAACAGCATAGCTCTTTGATTGATCGTGCCAAACCACTTTGGACCTGTGACATCATTGAAGGAATTGAAGGTAACCGTTTTGCCATGTACTTCAAAATTCACCATGCGATGGTGGATGGCGTTGCAGGTATGCGTCTGATTGAAAAATCACTGTCTCAAGATCCAAATGAAAAGCATGTCGTACCGTTATGGTGTGTGGAAGGAAAACGAACCAAGCGTTTGAAAGCACCTAAGCCACCAACGGTGAGTAAAATTAAAGGTGTGATGGAAGGGATTAAATCTCAGCTTGAAGTTGCACCTAAGGTCATGCATGAACTGTCACAAACCATCTTTAAAGAGATTGGTAAAAATCCTGATTATGTATCAACATTTCAGGCGCCTCCTTCAATTCTGAATCAGCGCGTGAGCTCTTCACGTCGCTTTGCAGCACAATCTTTTGAACTCGGTCGTTTCCGTCATATTGCCAAATCTTTGGGTGTAACGCTCAATGATGTGATTCTAGCAGTATGCTCAGGTGCTTTACGTGAGTATCTGATCAGTCATAACAGCTTGCCAAAAAAACCTTTAATTGCAATGGTTCCTGCATCACTGCGTACCGATGACTCTGATGTCAGCAATCGTATTACTATGATTTTGGCCAATCTTGCAACGCATATTGAAGATCCTATTGAGCGCTTAGAGATTATTCGTCGTAGCGTGCAGAACTCGAAACAACGTTTTAGCCGTATGACTGCCAATGAAATTCTGAATTATAGTGCGGTTGTGTATGGTCCAGCAGGTTTAAACATTGCATCAGGCATGCTACCTAAACGTCAGGCATTTAACCTTGTCATCTCTAACGTACCCGGTCCGCGTGAACCGCTCTACTGGAATGGCGCGAAATTAGATGCACTCTACCCTGCATCAATCGTGATGGATGGGCAAGCCCTTAATATCACCATGACGAGCTATTTAGATAAATTGGAAGTGGGTTTAATTGCATGTCGTAATGCTTTGCCAAAAATGCAAAACCTACTAACCCATTTAGAAGAAGAGATTCAACGTTTTGAACAAGCCATTCAAAACTTGCCACAGCAGAAAGTTGCGAATTAA
- the thrH gene encoding bifunctional phosphoserine phosphatase/homoserine phosphotransferase ThrH, which yields MEIVCLDLEGVLVPEIWINFAKKTGIKELEATTRDIPDYDVLMTQRLNILKQHGLGLNDIQAVIADMGPFEGAKEFVEWVRTHFQLIILSDTFYEFAHPLMKQLGWPTIFCHKLETDENGMITAYKLRQPDQKRQAVKALHGLNFRVIAAGDSYNDTTMLGEADHGFLFDAPANVIAEFPQFPPLHGYEALKQAIRSVSQRDIPE from the coding sequence ATGGAAATCGTATGCCTAGATCTTGAAGGGGTTTTGGTTCCAGAAATTTGGATCAACTTTGCAAAAAAAACAGGGATTAAAGAACTTGAAGCAACTACACGTGATATTCCAGATTACGATGTACTCATGACTCAACGTCTGAATATCTTGAAACAGCATGGTTTAGGCTTAAATGATATTCAAGCTGTGATTGCTGATATGGGACCTTTTGAAGGGGCTAAAGAGTTTGTTGAGTGGGTGCGTACTCATTTTCAATTGATTATTTTATCTGATACTTTTTATGAGTTTGCTCATCCACTCATGAAGCAATTGGGATGGCCAACGATTTTCTGTCACAAGCTTGAAACTGATGAAAACGGTATGATTACCGCATATAAATTGCGCCAACCTGATCAAAAGCGTCAGGCGGTAAAAGCATTGCACGGTTTAAACTTCCGCGTCATCGCGGCAGGTGACTCTTATAACGATACGACTATGCTTGGCGAAGCTGATCATGGTTTCTTGTTTGATGCGCCAGCCAATGTGATTGCTGAGTTTCCACAATTCCCACCACTACATGGTTATGAAGCGTTAAAACAGGCGATTCGTTCTGTATCACAACGTGATATTCCAGAGTAA
- a CDS encoding rod shape-determining protein — protein sequence MILKRLIGLFSPDLAIDLGTANTLIYAPGRGIILNEPTVVAIRHSGSQKIVAAVGIDAKQMLGRTPANISAIRPMKDGVIADFEVTETMLNQFIGKVHEKRLFPPAPRVVVCVPCKSTLVERRAIREAVFNAGARDVRLIEEPMAAAIGAGMPVEQACGSMVVDVGGGTTEIAIISLQGCVYADSLRIGGDVFDEQIINYVRKAHGCVIGETTAEVIKKEVGMAVADGKTLEIEVRGRNLAEGVPRAITVTSDEITQAISDPLQSIVSAVKSALEQTPPELSSDIAERGIVLTGGGALLRNLDKLLAQETGLPVIVADDPLTCVTRGGGKVLEFFDNPNHDMLFVG from the coding sequence GTGATTCTAAAACGACTAATTGGCTTGTTTTCGCCGGATTTAGCCATTGATTTAGGTACTGCAAATACACTTATTTATGCACCAGGCCGTGGCATTATATTAAATGAACCAACTGTTGTGGCAATTCGCCATAGTGGTTCACAAAAAATTGTTGCCGCTGTAGGTATTGATGCTAAACAAATGTTAGGCCGTACACCAGCGAATATTTCAGCAATTCGTCCGATGAAAGACGGTGTGATTGCTGATTTTGAAGTCACTGAGACCATGTTGAATCAGTTCATTGGCAAAGTGCATGAAAAGCGTTTGTTCCCGCCAGCACCGCGTGTTGTGGTCTGTGTACCTTGTAAATCGACATTGGTTGAGCGTCGTGCGATTCGCGAGGCTGTATTTAATGCAGGTGCGCGTGATGTACGTTTAATCGAAGAGCCAATGGCTGCTGCAATTGGTGCGGGTATGCCTGTTGAGCAAGCATGTGGTTCGATGGTGGTTGATGTTGGTGGTGGTACCACTGAAATTGCAATCATTTCATTACAGGGTTGTGTCTACGCTGATTCTTTACGTATCGGTGGTGATGTATTTGATGAGCAAATCATCAATTATGTGCGTAAAGCACACGGTTGTGTGATCGGGGAAACGACAGCCGAAGTCATTAAAAAAGAAGTGGGTATGGCTGTTGCTGATGGCAAGACCCTCGAAATCGAAGTTCGTGGTCGTAACTTGGCTGAGGGTGTACCTCGCGCGATTACGGTGACTTCTGATGAAATTACGCAGGCCATTTCTGATCCGTTACAAAGCATTGTGAGCGCTGTTAAATCTGCACTAGAGCAAACGCCTCCTGAATTATCTTCGGATATTGCTGAGCGCGGTATTGTGTTGACAGGCGGTGGTGCATTGTTGCGTAACCTTGATAAATTGCTTGCGCAAGAAACAGGTTTGCCAGTAATTGTTGCAGATGATCCTTTAACTTGTGTCACTCGTGGTGGCGGTAAAGTATTAGAGTTCTTTGACAATCCAAACCACGACATGCTTTTCGTTGGTTAA
- a CDS encoding PA1571 family protein: protein MNVSERLVSHGFKHVLDSNPVNTCYMVDSQGKEVQITTAMIRSACHQLLQRCRTIKK, encoded by the coding sequence ATGAATGTAAGTGAAAGATTAGTAAGTCACGGTTTTAAGCATGTATTAGACAGTAATCCTGTAAACACATGTTATATGGTAGATAGCCAAGGTAAAGAAGTTCAGATTACTACGGCAATGATTCGTTCAGCCTGCCATCAGCTGTTACAGCGCTGCCGCACAATTAAAAAATAA
- the rng gene encoding ribonuclease G has protein sequence MAEELLINVTPMECRVALIENGTVNELFVERTVKRGLVGNIYKGKVVRVLPGMQAAFVDIGLSRTAFLHINDMVWSRSQPTPNVFELLHPGQMLTVQVMKDMLGTKGARLSTDLSIPSRYLVLMPYGNHIGVSQRIESEEERDRLRSIIEHIQAEHNLPGSVIVRTAAEGVDEAAIAQDMCYLSKLWEFIQRKQKEAATAELIFEELPLPQRIIRDLASDETAKIYVDSREIHGKLSEFVDEFVPTIQNRLIHYPGEKPLFDLYNVEEDIQKALQTRVALKSGGYLMIDQTEAMTTIDVNTGSYVGGRSLEDTVFKTNMEATQVIARQLRLRNLGGILIIDFIDMQEAEHREEVMRQFERMLERDHAKTKITQVSELGLVEMTRKRTRESLEHLLCESCPTCQGRGYVKTAETVCYEIFREVMRYARAFDSKGGFTVVAHPAVIDRLLTAEAPAVADLEHFVNRVIKFQVENLYTQEQYDIILT, from the coding sequence ATGGCAGAAGAGTTGCTGATTAACGTCACGCCGATGGAATGTCGTGTGGCATTGATTGAAAATGGTACGGTCAATGAACTATTCGTTGAGCGAACTGTAAAACGTGGGTTAGTGGGTAATATCTACAAGGGTAAAGTAGTGCGTGTACTGCCGGGTATGCAAGCTGCCTTTGTCGATATTGGTTTGTCTCGAACCGCTTTTTTGCATATTAACGATATGGTGTGGTCGCGTTCGCAGCCGACCCCAAACGTTTTTGAACTGTTACATCCGGGGCAGATGCTCACTGTCCAAGTTATGAAAGATATGTTGGGTACCAAAGGTGCTCGTCTAAGTACTGATCTTTCTATCCCATCGCGCTATCTCGTGCTCATGCCTTATGGCAATCACATTGGTGTGTCACAGCGAATTGAGTCTGAAGAGGAGCGGGATCGTCTACGTAGTATCATTGAACATATTCAAGCAGAACATAATTTGCCGGGTAGTGTCATTGTTCGTACTGCGGCAGAAGGTGTCGATGAAGCTGCGATTGCACAAGATATGTGTTATCTCAGTAAACTTTGGGAATTCATTCAGCGCAAACAAAAAGAAGCGGCAACGGCTGAACTGATCTTTGAGGAACTCCCTTTACCTCAACGTATCATCAGAGATTTAGCCAGTGATGAAACGGCGAAGATCTATGTCGATTCACGTGAGATTCATGGCAAGCTCAGCGAGTTTGTCGATGAGTTTGTTCCCACGATTCAAAATCGCTTAATTCATTATCCTGGTGAAAAGCCACTTTTCGACTTGTATAACGTCGAAGAAGATATTCAAAAAGCGTTGCAGACCCGTGTCGCACTCAAGTCTGGCGGCTATCTGATGATTGATCAGACCGAAGCGATGACCACGATTGATGTCAATACAGGCTCATATGTGGGTGGCCGCAGTTTAGAAGACACGGTCTTTAAAACCAATATGGAAGCAACTCAAGTGATCGCAAGACAACTGCGTCTGCGTAATTTGGGTGGTATTCTGATTATTGATTTTATCGACATGCAAGAAGCTGAGCATCGTGAAGAAGTGATGCGTCAGTTTGAACGAATGCTGGAACGTGATCATGCAAAAACTAAAATTACCCAAGTTTCGGAGTTGGGTTTAGTTGAAATGACACGTAAAAGGACCCGTGAATCATTGGAGCATTTGCTTTGTGAATCATGTCCGACCTGCCAAGGGCGGGGCTATGTGAAGACAGCAGAGACAGTATGTTACGAGATATTTCGAGAAGTCATGCGTTATGCACGTGCATTTGATTCCAAGGGTGGCTTTACTGTCGTTGCTCATCCAGCTGTGATAGATCGGCTATTAACAGCAGAAGCCCCTGCTGTCGCGGATTTAGAACATTTTGTGAATCGTGTGATTAAATTCCAAGTGGAAAATCTATATACGCAAGAGCAATACGATATCATTTTGACCTAA
- a CDS encoding outer membrane protein transport protein, translated as MKLKHLSTAMILATLPATGVFAAALDRSGQSMSAFLQPGNYFEAGLSVLDPTVKGQEAGTSSTTRKIGDMGDDYMFPSAALKLQLTDNISFGLLYDQPFGADAKYTGDNVFVSSPTDGVLSAKSIDGIVTSRAIAALQAQNLPVNEQTIAAAKAQVQNTPQFKQLAGALNAAKNYLGSSTGQNSTQVEVDTQNLSMVFGFQPNQNLNFYAGPVLQTVKGNVSLRGEAYSVYNGYDADIKETTGVGWLAGAAYQIPEIALKASVTYRSEIDHDVKIKEDLSLLGFPGLTSVLGGLGLDPSKLTAGLAQDKKTKITTPQSVNLDFQTGIMANTVAFANVRWVNWKDFSIQPYKFGVLSQQVGGLVGRPNGFNLVEYSDDQWSVNAGVGRKLNDQWAGNVSVGWDSGAGNPVTTLGPTEGYWNVGVGVQYSPTPATFISGGVKYFWLGDAKAQTGAQAGGNDYVADFQDNKAIAYGMKIGYRF; from the coding sequence ATGAAACTAAAACATCTTAGCACTGCCATGATCTTAGCAACGCTACCTGCAACTGGAGTTTTTGCAGCTGCGTTAGACCGTTCAGGTCAATCTATGTCTGCTTTTTTACAACCGGGCAACTATTTTGAAGCCGGTCTTTCGGTTTTAGACCCAACAGTTAAAGGTCAAGAAGCGGGTACTTCATCAACGACACGTAAAATCGGCGATATGGGCGATGATTACATGTTCCCTAGCGCAGCATTAAAACTACAGCTGACTGATAATATTTCTTTTGGTCTTCTTTATGACCAACCATTTGGTGCTGATGCAAAATATACAGGTGACAATGTATTCGTATCTAGCCCAACTGACGGTGTTTTATCTGCAAAATCAATTGATGGTATTGTAACAAGCAGAGCAATTGCTGCATTGCAAGCACAAAACCTTCCTGTAAATGAACAAACCATTGCAGCTGCGAAAGCCCAAGTACAAAATACGCCTCAATTTAAGCAATTGGCTGGTGCATTAAATGCAGCTAAGAACTATCTTGGTTCTAGTACTGGTCAAAATAGTACCCAAGTTGAAGTTGATACACAAAATTTATCTATGGTTTTTGGTTTTCAACCAAATCAAAACCTTAATTTCTACGCAGGTCCTGTACTTCAAACAGTAAAAGGAAATGTAAGCCTTCGTGGTGAAGCATATAGCGTTTACAATGGTTATGATGCTGATATTAAAGAAACAACAGGTGTGGGCTGGTTAGCAGGTGCTGCTTACCAAATTCCTGAGATCGCACTTAAAGCGTCTGTAACTTACCGTTCAGAAATCGACCATGACGTAAAAATTAAAGAAGACTTATCTTTGTTAGGCTTCCCTGGATTAACAAGTGTTCTTGGTGGATTAGGACTTGATCCAAGCAAACTCACTGCTGGCCTTGCACAAGACAAGAAAACCAAAATCACAACACCTCAATCTGTTAACTTGGATTTCCAAACAGGTATCATGGCAAACACCGTTGCATTTGCCAATGTTCGTTGGGTGAACTGGAAAGATTTCTCAATCCAACCATATAAATTTGGTGTTTTATCACAACAAGTTGGTGGTTTAGTTGGTCGTCCAAATGGTTTCAACTTAGTTGAATATTCTGATGACCAATGGTCTGTAAATGCTGGTGTTGGTCGTAAACTCAATGACCAATGGGCTGGTAACGTTTCTGTAGGTTGGGATTCTGGTGCAGGCAACCCTGTAACAACTTTAGGTCCAACAGAAGGTTACTGGAATGTTGGTGTAGGTGTTCAATATAGCCCTACTCCTGCAACCTTTATCTCAGGTGGTGTGAAATACTTCTGGTTAGGCGATGCTAAAGCTCAAACTGGTGCTCAAGCAGGTGGTAATGACTATGTTGCAGACTTCCAAGATAACAAAGCAATCGCTTATGGTATGAAAATTGGTTACCGTTTCTAA
- a CDS encoding Maf-like protein: MAHIILASSSPRRQELLQQLGLDFEVYSPDVDETVHDGEAVEHYVERLAREKAQVVLNKYADAIVIAADTSLSFAGQIIGKPESKQHAFSIWSMLSGQWHDVYSGICVASSAQILSTVVRTQVELQQLSHAEMEKYWATGEPVGKAGAYAIQGIAAQYIPQIRGSYSNVVGLPLHEIAQLLESVKT, from the coding sequence ATGGCGCATATAATTCTCGCATCAAGCTCGCCTCGTCGGCAGGAGCTATTACAGCAATTGGGTTTGGACTTTGAGGTTTATAGTCCAGATGTCGATGAGACGGTGCATGATGGAGAGGCTGTTGAGCATTATGTTGAACGCTTGGCGCGCGAGAAGGCACAAGTTGTTTTAAATAAATATGCTGACGCAATTGTGATTGCTGCAGATACCAGTTTAAGTTTTGCTGGGCAGATTATTGGGAAGCCAGAGTCAAAGCAACATGCTTTTTCCATCTGGTCGATGCTTTCAGGGCAATGGCATGATGTCTATTCTGGAATTTGTGTTGCAAGTTCTGCTCAGATATTAAGTACAGTGGTAAGAACGCAAGTTGAGTTACAACAACTCAGTCATGCGGAAATGGAAAAATATTGGGCAACAGGCGAACCTGTAGGCAAAGCAGGTGCTTATGCAATACAGGGAATTGCAGCACAATATATTCCACAGATTCGAGGCAGTTATAGTAATGTCGTCGGTTTGCCTTTGCATGAGATTGCACAGTTATTAGAAAGCGTTAAAACCTAA
- a CDS encoding phosphoadenosine phosphosulfate reductase family protein, translated as MTLNLDQINTEFGNDAEKLVEWALSLNEKAIVTTNFRPFEAVILHMLTRVKPDIQVVWMDNGYNTETTYKYVDEITKLLNLNLLTYLPKRSRAHREALEGTVPALDDPKHEAFTAEVKLEPFERALRETAPKVWFTALRATDTAVRAEMDPVSINPDGLIKVAPLLKWTSKDLWEYMQKHNLPDNEDYFDPTKGEEHRECGLHLNH; from the coding sequence ATGACTTTAAACTTGGATCAAATCAATACAGAATTTGGCAATGATGCTGAAAAACTAGTTGAATGGGCATTAAGCTTAAATGAAAAAGCTATTGTGACAACTAATTTTCGTCCATTTGAAGCTGTCATTTTACATATGTTGACCCGTGTCAAACCTGATATCCAAGTGGTATGGATGGATAATGGCTACAACACCGAAACAACCTATAAGTATGTTGATGAGATTACAAAACTGTTGAATCTTAATCTTCTGACTTATTTGCCAAAACGTTCACGTGCACATCGTGAAGCACTGGAAGGCACCGTGCCAGCATTGGATGATCCAAAGCATGAAGCTTTTACTGCTGAAGTAAAATTAGAACCTTTTGAGCGCGCATTACGAGAAACCGCACCCAAAGTTTGGTTTACGGCATTACGTGCAACAGATACCGCTGTTCGTGCTGAAATGGACCCTGTGAGTATTAATCCAGATGGTCTTATCAAGGTTGCGCCATTATTGAAATGGACTTCAAAAGACCTCTGGGAATATATGCAAAAACATAATTTACCTGATAATGAAGATTATTTTGATCCGACAAAAGGTGAAGAGCATCGCGAATGCGGTTTGCATCTAAACCACTAA